A genomic stretch from Bosea sp. F3-2 includes:
- a CDS encoding cupin domain-containing protein, giving the protein MSFDVGGRLKEIRLAAGLSQRELAARSGVTHSLISLIEQNRNSPSVASLRKILDGIPMSMVNFFDEARTPKDKVFFEAPDLLDLTSRLHQVNGGESRGQMSFRQVGDAQAHNLQILHESYEPGADTGIAMLKHDSHEGGVVLSGELEVTVGDQIKVLAPGDAYLFDSRVPHRFRNIGTERCIVVSACTPPYL; this is encoded by the coding sequence ATGAGCTTTGATGTCGGCGGAAGGCTGAAGGAAATCCGGCTTGCGGCCGGGCTTTCCCAGCGCGAGCTCGCCGCCCGCTCAGGCGTGACGCATAGCCTGATCTCGCTGATCGAGCAGAACCGGAACAGCCCGTCGGTCGCCTCGCTGCGCAAGATCCTCGACGGCATCCCGATGAGCATGGTGAATTTTTTTGACGAGGCGCGAACCCCGAAGGACAAGGTCTTCTTCGAGGCGCCGGACCTGCTCGACCTCACCTCGCGTCTGCACCAGGTCAATGGCGGCGAAAGCCGGGGGCAGATGTCCTTCCGCCAGGTCGGGGATGCGCAGGCGCACAACCTGCAGATCCTGCACGAATCCTACGAGCCCGGCGCCGATACCGGAATCGCCATGCTGAAGCACGATTCGCATGAAGGCGGGGTGGTGCTGTCGGGCGAGCTCGAGGTCACCGTCGGCGACCAGATCAAGGTGCTGGCACCGGGCGACGCCTATCTCTTCGACAGCCGCGTTCCGCATCGCTTCCGTAACATCGGCACGGAGCGCTGCATCGTCGTCAGCGCCTGCACGCCGCCCTATCTCTAG
- the tam gene encoding trans-aconitate 2-methyltransferase — protein sequence MTAKPDWDAAQYLRFEDERTRPSIDLLARVPLADPKRCIDLGCGPGNSTELVAQRFPNAVTEGLDSSPDMLEKAGKRLPDLSFVLGDVANWSDAAGYDLIFANAVLQWLPDHEGLFPRLARSLKPGGCFAVQMPNNLSEPSHVAMREVAAEGPWAERLATAKAKRSAIGSFGDYRRWLMAAGCRVDIWQTTYVHALAGVEAIAEWFKSTGLKPYLDRLTAEEQATFIARYLERIAPAYPVENDGKVLLRFPRLFVVAVREG from the coding sequence ATGACCGCCAAGCCCGACTGGGATGCCGCGCAGTATCTGCGCTTCGAGGACGAGCGCACACGCCCGTCGATCGACCTCCTCGCCCGCGTCCCGCTCGCTGATCCCAAGCGCTGCATCGATCTCGGCTGCGGCCCCGGCAACAGCACCGAACTGGTCGCGCAGCGGTTTCCAAATGCCGTGACCGAGGGGCTCGATTCCTCGCCGGACATGCTGGAAAAGGCAGGCAAGCGCCTGCCGGATCTCTCCTTCGTCCTGGGGGATGTCGCGAATTGGTCCGATGCCGCCGGTTACGACCTGATCTTCGCCAACGCCGTGCTGCAATGGCTGCCCGACCATGAAGGCCTGTTTCCGCGGCTGGCGCGCTCGCTCAAGCCGGGCGGCTGCTTCGCCGTGCAGATGCCGAACAATCTCTCCGAGCCCTCGCATGTCGCGATGCGCGAGGTCGCCGCGGAAGGTCCCTGGGCGGAGCGGCTTGCCACCGCCAAGGCGAAGCGGTCCGCGATCGGTTCTTTCGGTGATTATCGCCGCTGGCTGATGGCTGCCGGCTGCCGGGTCGACATTTGGCAGACGACCTACGTCCACGCCCTTGCCGGCGTCGAGGCCATCGCCGAATGGTTCAAGAGCACGGGGCTCAAGCCCTATCTCGACCGGCTGACGGCCGAGGAGCAGGCGACGTTTATCGCGCGCTATCTCGAGCGCATCGCGCCGGCCTATCCGGTCGAGAACGACGGCAAGGTGCTGCTGCGCTTCCCACGCCTGTTCGTCGTCGCCGTCCGCGAAGGCTGA
- a CDS encoding ABC transporter ATP-binding protein: MALLIRDLDFRYGSMPVLQGLGTGELPRGELTALVGPNGSGKSTLFRCAAGLLAPQAGMVKLDDRDLAMLPARERARKVFYLAQNTEARVALSVFDIILLARKSLHRGFALAASSEDMRAVEGVIAELGLAAFASRDIATLSGGQRQLAAIGQALVREPDVLLLDEPTSALDVRRQLDVMATIREATRRRGIVTVVAIHDLSLAARFADRVLVMNGGRIAQAGAPVEVLAHPAVSETYAVGVHLEHSARGTLLVEPYIQVH; the protein is encoded by the coding sequence GTGGCGTTGCTCATCCGCGATCTCGATTTCCGCTATGGCTCGATGCCCGTGCTGCAAGGGCTCGGCACTGGCGAGTTGCCGCGCGGCGAGCTGACGGCCCTCGTCGGTCCGAACGGCTCGGGCAAGTCGACTCTATTCCGCTGCGCGGCCGGCCTGCTTGCCCCGCAGGCCGGCATGGTGAAGCTCGATGATCGCGACCTGGCGATGCTCCCGGCGCGGGAACGAGCGCGCAAGGTCTTCTATCTGGCACAGAACACCGAGGCGCGCGTCGCGCTCTCGGTCTTCGACATCATTCTGCTCGCCCGCAAGAGCTTGCATCGGGGCTTTGCGCTCGCGGCCTCCTCCGAGGATATGCGCGCCGTCGAGGGGGTGATCGCGGAGCTGGGCCTCGCTGCCTTCGCCTCGCGCGACATCGCCACGCTCTCCGGGGGCCAACGCCAGCTTGCAGCGATCGGCCAGGCGCTGGTGCGTGAGCCCGACGTGCTGCTGCTCGATGAGCCGACGAGCGCGCTCGACGTCCGCCGTCAGCTCGACGTCATGGCGACGATTCGCGAGGCGACCCGCAGGCGCGGCATCGTCACTGTCGTGGCCATCCACGACCTGTCGCTCGCCGCACGCTTTGCCGACCGTGTTCTGGTCATGAATGGCGGGCGCATCGCCCAGGCCGGCGCACCGGTCGAGGTGCTTGCGCATCCGGCGGTTTCCGAGACATATGCCGTGGGTGTGCATCTGGAGCATTCGGCCCGCGGCACGCTTCTGGTCGAGCCCTATATCCAGGTCCATTGA
- a CDS encoding ABC transporter permease, with translation MLRHTLQRLLLVLPVLLGVLLIGFLLMQVVPTDPAQVRAGPTATQDVVQAIRQELGLDQPLWKQFGIYIGRLAQGDLGVSIINNVPVVQELGNTIGPTLELMLASLIWAIPLGMLLGTLGAYFRGSLIDRAIMAVSVAGVSLPVFFLGLGLIWLFGFKYPILPFTGRTGPLWTWEGIQGVILPALTLGGVFVGPVARMTRTSVLDELGADHVRTARAKGLAEGVVVIRHTLRNALVPVVTLIGLQIGFLLGGAVVTETVFSWPGIGRLAVGAILSSDLPMAQGTIIVLSLGFILVNLAVDVLYAVLDPRVRGA, from the coding sequence ATGTTGCGACATACGCTGCAAAGGCTGCTGCTGGTCCTGCCGGTCCTGCTCGGCGTGCTGCTGATCGGCTTCCTGCTGATGCAGGTGGTGCCGACCGATCCGGCGCAGGTCCGCGCCGGCCCGACCGCGACCCAGGACGTCGTCCAGGCCATCCGCCAGGAGCTGGGGCTGGACCAGCCGCTGTGGAAGCAGTTCGGGATCTATATCGGGCGCTTGGCGCAGGGCGATCTCGGCGTCTCGATCATCAACAACGTCCCGGTCGTGCAGGAGCTCGGCAACACCATCGGCCCGACGTTGGAGCTGATGCTCGCCTCGCTGATCTGGGCGATCCCGCTCGGCATGCTGCTCGGCACGCTCGGCGCCTATTTTCGCGGCTCGCTCATTGACCGCGCGATCATGGCGGTCTCGGTCGCCGGCGTTTCGCTGCCGGTCTTCTTCCTCGGCCTCGGGCTGATCTGGCTCTTCGGCTTCAAATACCCGATCCTGCCCTTTACCGGCCGCACCGGTCCGCTTTGGACCTGGGAGGGCATTCAGGGCGTCATCCTGCCGGCGCTCACGCTGGGTGGCGTCTTCGTCGGTCCGGTCGCCCGCATGACCCGGACCTCGGTGCTCGACGAGCTCGGCGCGGACCATGTCCGCACGGCCCGCGCCAAGGGGCTGGCTGAGGGCGTCGTGGTGATCAGGCACACGCTGCGCAACGCCCTCGTGCCGGTCGTCACGCTGATCGGCCTGCAGATCGGCTTCCTGCTCGGCGGCGCGGTGGTGACCGAGACCGTGTTCAGCTGGCCGGGCATTGGCCGGCTCGCCGTCGGCGCCATCCTGTCGAGCGACCTACCGATGGCGCAGGGCACGATCATCGTGCTGTCGCTCGGCTTCATCCTGGTCAATCTCGCGGTGGACGTCCTCTACGCCGTGCTCGACCCACGCGTGAGGGGCGCCTGA
- a CDS encoding methyltransferase domain-containing protein yields MSAPASHDNFTLKEEIRAYWSARAESFDLSFGHAIKSDRELQAFQRLIRDSFGPAPLDVLDLACGTGEITRALLSLNHRVTALDFSEAMLERARAKHGKAARFRLGDAEHLLDDDASYDAAITRHLVWTLTDPEAALSEWFRVLRPGGRLLVIDGDWVNRSRWQALVNRFGNWLRDRRGAPVHQIDADTHASITKRFYFKDGLSRQHLEDMLKTAGFVDIVPADYIQVVREQQRAAPLHDAIRLASSTRFALLARKPSA; encoded by the coding sequence ATGTCCGCGCCCGCCTCGCACGACAATTTCACCCTCAAGGAAGAGATCCGAGCCTACTGGTCGGCGCGGGCCGAGAGCTTCGATCTCTCCTTCGGCCACGCGATCAAGTCCGACCGGGAGCTGCAGGCGTTCCAGCGCCTGATCCGCGATTCCTTCGGCCCGGCACCGCTCGACGTGCTCGACCTCGCCTGCGGGACGGGCGAAATCACCCGCGCGCTGCTCTCGCTGAACCACCGCGTCACAGCGCTCGATTTCTCCGAGGCGATGCTGGAGCGCGCCCGCGCCAAGCACGGCAAGGCGGCGCGCTTCCGGCTCGGCGATGCCGAGCATCTGCTCGACGATGATGCAAGCTACGACGCGGCGATCACCCGCCATCTCGTCTGGACACTGACCGATCCGGAAGCGGCTCTCAGTGAATGGTTCCGCGTGCTGCGCCCCGGCGGCCGCCTGCTCGTCATCGACGGCGACTGGGTCAATCGCAGCCGCTGGCAGGCTTTGGTCAATCGCTTCGGCAACTGGCTGCGCGACAGGCGCGGCGCGCCTGTCCATCAGATCGACGCGGACACCCATGCCTCGATCACCAAGCGTTTCTACTTCAAGGACGGCCTCAGCCGGCAGCACCTCGAAGACATGCTGAAAACGGCGGGCTTCGTCGACATCGTCCCGGCCGACTATATCCAGGTCGTTCGCGAGCAGCAGCGAGCCGCCCCGCTGCACGATGCGATCCGGCTGGCTTCCTCGACCCGTTTCGCCCTGCTCGCCCGGAAGCCCTCGGCATGA
- a CDS encoding amidohydrolase — protein sequence MTQAETVLLNGRIFCGLAEGFAEALAIAGGKVLAAGPAAEIAALQGPGTKVVDLVGRVAIPGLNDAHMHLLPLGLAMSEVNLRPEEGVNSIDEILRRVAAAARGKKPGEWVIGRGYDHNELAEGRHPTAEELDRVAPDNPVYIKRTCGHVGVVNSRAMAAAGIGHNTPSPAGGLIERRDNKLTGLLAESAMRLIVEAMPQPSVVELKAAIEKAGHYMLSQGFTSVMDAGVGMLAGMAEIEAYEEVARAGTLPVRTWVCIYGNADGIGDEAHAAGYRFGRETGLLRYGAMKVFGDGSAGGLTAAMSEPYLVGDPDNRGIFIYSDAEMHGYLAHYHKLGYQLAIHAIGDAAIEQVLSGIEKADSAERPIRGRRHRIEHCGFLTDGQLARMAAAGIDPVPQPAFIYEFGDLYVINLGQDRADASYPMRKWLDAGLHAAASSDAPVCATDPFKNLFTMVTRQTKRHTVIGGAERLSMEEAVHAYTLLGAYTQFAEDKLGRLVPGQLADIAVLSHDIFAVPVEAVENEVRCDLTLLGGEIVFDRHGQLAAAAQ from the coding sequence ATGACGCAAGCCGAAACCGTTTTGTTGAATGGCCGTATCTTCTGCGGCTTGGCGGAAGGCTTCGCGGAGGCCCTGGCGATCGCTGGCGGCAAAGTGCTGGCGGCCGGGCCGGCGGCGGAGATCGCCGCGCTGCAGGGGCCGGGCACGAAGGTCGTCGATCTCGTTGGCCGTGTCGCCATTCCCGGTCTCAACGATGCGCATATGCATCTGCTGCCGCTAGGCCTCGCCATGAGCGAAGTCAATCTGCGCCCGGAGGAGGGCGTCAACAGCATCGACGAGATTCTGCGCCGCGTTGCCGCCGCCGCCAGGGGCAAGAAGCCCGGCGAGTGGGTGATCGGCCGTGGTTATGACCACAATGAGCTCGCTGAAGGACGTCATCCGACGGCCGAGGAGCTGGATCGCGTCGCGCCGGACAATCCCGTCTATATCAAGCGCACCTGTGGCCATGTCGGCGTCGTCAACAGCCGGGCCATGGCCGCGGCCGGCATCGGCCACAACACGCCGAGTCCGGCCGGCGGCCTGATCGAGCGGCGCGACAACAAGCTGACCGGCCTGTTGGCGGAGAGCGCCATGCGGCTGATCGTCGAGGCGATGCCGCAGCCGAGCGTCGTCGAGCTGAAGGCGGCGATCGAGAAAGCCGGGCACTACATGCTGTCGCAGGGCTTCACCAGCGTGATGGATGCCGGCGTCGGCATGCTCGCCGGGATGGCTGAGATCGAGGCCTATGAGGAGGTGGCGCGCGCCGGCACGCTGCCGGTCCGGACCTGGGTCTGCATCTACGGCAATGCCGACGGCATCGGCGACGAGGCGCATGCCGCCGGCTATCGCTTCGGCCGCGAGACCGGCCTGCTGCGCTATGGCGCGATGAAGGTGTTCGGAGACGGCAGCGCCGGCGGCCTGACGGCGGCGATGAGCGAGCCCTATCTGGTCGGAGACCCCGATAACCGCGGCATCTTCATCTATTCCGACGCCGAGATGCATGGCTATCTCGCGCATTATCACAAGCTCGGCTACCAGCTCGCCATCCACGCCATCGGCGATGCTGCGATCGAGCAGGTGCTTTCCGGCATCGAGAAGGCCGACAGCGCCGAGCGCCCGATCCGCGGGCGCCGTCACCGCATCGAGCATTGCGGCTTCCTGACCGACGGTCAGCTCGCGCGCATGGCGGCTGCCGGGATCGACCCGGTGCCGCAGCCGGCCTTCATCTACGAATTCGGCGATCTCTACGTGATCAATCTCGGCCAGGACCGCGCCGACGCGTCCTACCCGATGCGCAAATGGCTCGACGCGGGGCTCCATGCCGCGGCGAGCTCGGATGCGCCGGTCTGTGCCACCGATCCGTTCAAGAACCTCTTCACCATGGTCACCCGCCAGACCAAGCGCCACACCGTAATCGGCGGCGCCGAGCGATTGAGCATGGAAGAGGCGGTCCACGCCTATACGCTGCTCGGCGCCTACACCCAGTTCGCCGAGGACAAGCTCGGCCGTCTCGTGCCGGGCCAGCTCGCCGATATCGCCGTGCTCTCGCACGACATCTTCGCGGTTCCGGTCGAGGCGGTCGAGAACGAGGTGCGCTGCGACCTGACCCTGCTCGGCGGCGAAATCGTCTTCGACCGGCACGGCCAGCTCGCGGCCGCTGCGCAATAG